The Actinomyces sp. oral taxon 414 genome has a segment encoding these proteins:
- a CDS encoding helix-turn-helix domain-containing protein — translation MDYNATLTFTPADGVDDDELVDRLVDYHPAVGPSDLVPGAREAVITLPAASLSQAITTIRAVAAPLGVLHGLEIVPTAAWDRRLGRTTNEDDLIGVTEAAGALGVTPQAVRERLAAGTLPGRKIGRNWALPASALHR, via the coding sequence ATGGATTACAACGCCACCCTCACCTTCACCCCGGCCGACGGCGTTGACGACGACGAGCTCGTCGACCGCCTGGTCGACTACCACCCCGCCGTCGGGCCCTCGGACCTGGTGCCCGGGGCCCGGGAGGCGGTCATCACCCTTCCCGCCGCGTCCCTGTCGCAGGCCATCACCACCATCCGCGCCGTCGCCGCGCCCCTGGGCGTCCTTCACGGCCTGGAGATCGTGCCCACCGCCGCCTGGGACCGCCGCCTGGGGAGAACGACGAACGAGGACGACCTGATCGGCGTCACCGAGGCCGCCGGCGCACTGGGGGTCACCCCTCAGGCCGTGCGCGAGCGCCTCGCCGCTGGAACCCTGCCCGGCCGCAAGATCGGCCGCAACTGGGCGCTGCCCGCCTCGGCGCTGCACCGGTGA
- a CDS encoding transcriptional regulator produces MTEARVRMRDIRPYEAPDSLDELEGPYDGFIDLPHGVRWQADRLGVDMSKPGWRRMAYQALLAEGTIDEQKRLLNRERLIEAWSTLSMDPRIRDLWVERFPELRAAA; encoded by the coding sequence ATGACCGAGGCGCGCGTGAGGATGCGCGATATCAGGCCTTATGAGGCGCCGGACTCCCTCGACGAACTGGAGGGCCCGTACGACGGGTTCATCGATCTGCCCCACGGTGTTCGCTGGCAGGCCGACCGGTTAGGTGTGGACATGTCCAAACCCGGTTGGCGGCGCATGGCCTATCAGGCGCTGCTCGCCGAGGGCACCATTGACGAGCAAAAACGGCTGCTCAATCGCGAGCGCCTCATCGAGGCTTGGTCGACGTTGAGCATGGACCCGCGCATACGCGACCTGTGGGTCGAACGCTTTCCCGAGCTGAGGGCTGCCGCGTGA
- a CDS encoding pentapeptide repeat-containing protein, with protein MTRRFGTWPLFGVILVWVVLALVVFTVLGWLWGEGPLWSWQRWLTNWRGASAGAGSLDLVKVSLTTIGGIGGTGYLVIKYRERASAERAERDAEQNRAEQRLLSGVQQLGSGSPQVRIAGVYSLADVADTYRGEYRQRVVSILCGYLRTQRGERRTIVNEQDGPEQSSEEKVYVSHDGAVESTVLEVLVRHLRKRCEKTKHREAVTQLVEDDQLWCDCTIDLHDAVLTEIADFRGATFNDANFRDATFNDANFQDATFNDANFQDATFNRANFWDATFTNNADFQGATFNRDAYFWRATFTNNAYFRDATFNDANFQDATFNRDANFRGATFNDANFWDATFNDANFQDATFNRANFQDATFNDANFRGATFNDADFWDATFNDANFQDATFTNGVANFWDATFNDANFQDATFTNGVANFRGTTFNDANFQDATFSRSAPPMDLPPEQVDEDGLPHGARWADADDEGPEAGSPDDAPA; from the coding sequence GTGACACGCCGGTTCGGTACGTGGCCCCTGTTCGGCGTCATCCTCGTGTGGGTGGTGCTCGCCCTGGTCGTGTTCACCGTCCTGGGGTGGCTGTGGGGTGAGGGCCCGCTCTGGTCCTGGCAGCGGTGGCTGACGAACTGGCGCGGCGCCAGCGCGGGGGCGGGTTCGCTCGACCTCGTCAAGGTGTCCCTGACCACCATCGGAGGCATTGGAGGCACTGGCTACCTCGTCATCAAGTACCGCGAACGGGCCAGCGCCGAGCGCGCCGAGAGGGATGCCGAGCAGAACAGGGCCGAGCAGAGGCTGCTCAGCGGGGTGCAGCAGCTGGGAAGCGGGTCACCACAGGTGAGGATCGCCGGAGTCTACTCCCTCGCCGACGTGGCGGACACCTACCGCGGGGAGTACCGCCAGCGCGTGGTGAGCATCCTGTGCGGGTACCTGCGAACGCAGCGCGGTGAGCGGAGGACCATCGTCAACGAGCAGGACGGACCGGAACAGTCCAGCGAGGAGAAGGTCTACGTGAGCCACGACGGCGCCGTCGAGTCGACGGTGCTGGAGGTGCTCGTCAGGCACCTGCGCAAGCGCTGCGAGAAGACGAAGCACCGTGAGGCGGTCACCCAGCTGGTCGAGGACGACCAGCTCTGGTGCGACTGCACCATCGACCTTCACGACGCCGTTCTCACCGAGATCGCCGACTTCCGGGGCGCGACCTTCAACGACGCCAACTTCCGGGACGCGACCTTCAACGACGCCAACTTCCAGGACGCAACCTTCAACGACGCCAACTTCCAGGACGCAACCTTCAACCGCGCCAACTTCTGGGACGCAACCTTCACCAACAACGCCGACTTCCAGGGCGCGACCTTCAACCGCGACGCCTACTTCTGGCGCGCGACCTTCACCAACAACGCCTACTTCCGGGACGCGACCTTCAACGACGCCAACTTCCAGGACGCAACCTTCAACCGCGACGCCAACTTCCGGGGCGCGACCTTCAACGACGCCAACTTCTGGGACGCAACCTTCAACGACGCCAACTTCCAGGACGCAACCTTCAACCGCGCCAACTTCCAGGACGCAACCTTCAACGACGCCAACTTCCGGGGCGCGACCTTCAACGACGCCGACTTCTGGGACGCAACCTTCAACGACGCCAACTTCCAGGACGCAACCTTCACCAACGGCGTCGCCAACTTCTGGGACGCAACCTTCAACGACGCCAACTTCCAGGACGCAACCTTCACCAACGGCGTCGCCAACTTCCGGGGCACGACCTTCAACGACGCCAACTTCCAGGACGCGACCTTCAGCAGGTCGGCACCACCGATGGATCTTCCACCTGAGCAGGTCGATGAGGACGGTCTGCCGCACGGTGCCCGGTGGGCCGACGCCGATGACGAGGGCCCCGAGGCCGGCTCCCCTGATGACGCCCCCGCTTGA
- a CDS encoding rhodanese-like domain-containing protein produces MEEITASEVRARLAAGERVGESFTLLDVREPDEVAADAIEGSQRIPLGEVVSRMGELDPARVTIVHCAAGVRSKRAIKALRRAGFTGELVNLAGGMKAWNKSAPAAPPASSPPPRDRS; encoded by the coding sequence ATGGAGGAGATCACCGCGTCGGAGGTGCGTGCGCGCCTGGCCGCGGGGGAGCGGGTGGGCGAGAGCTTCACCCTGCTGGATGTGCGCGAGCCGGACGAGGTGGCGGCCGACGCCATTGAGGGCTCCCAGCGGATCCCGCTGGGCGAGGTCGTGAGCCGCATGGGGGAGCTGGACCCGGCGCGGGTGACGATCGTCCACTGCGCCGCCGGGGTCCGTTCGAAGCGGGCCATCAAGGCGCTGCGGAGGGCGGGCTTCACTGGCGAGCTGGTGAATCTCGCCGGCGGCATGAAGGCCTGGAACAAGAGCGCTCCCGCCGCCCCGCCCGCGTCCTCGCCGCCCCCGCGGGACCGGTCGTAA
- the der gene encoding bifunctional cytidylate kinase/GTPase Der, with translation MGIVVAIDGPSGSGKSTVSRRVAAGLGLAYLDTGAMYRAAAWWCERRGVDLSDAAAVAGAVRAMPLDMGLDPRSPGVVCDGVDIAAAIREPHIAAVVSTVATNLEVRAELARLQREIIRAEADGAAGADGDGAGPFSGGAGIVAEGRDITTVIAPDADVRLLLTASEQARLARRAADLEAAGKSVDAAALRDQVVRRDRDDATVSQFLTAPEGVTLLDTSDMGLEETVERVTALVRAARERAGAGDGEAAPDSAPGAGPGGDEAQDELRAQALRAGLADYELDEEDLALLEGAGAPAAAEVPQAGAPVLAVVGRPNVGKSTLVNRVLGRRAAVVQDTPGVTRDRVSYPAEWAGRRFTIVDTGGWEVDVAGLDSAVAAQAEAAIDLADAVLLVVDARVGVTETDARIVRVLRRSGKPVVLAANKIDSPAQEGDAAALWGLGLGEPHPVSALHGRGAGEVLDAVMAVLPEVSAVAGPAPAEGSLHRVALVGRPNVGKSSLLNSIAGSQRVVVDETAGTTRDPVDEIVELDGRRWVFVDTAGIRRRIRQVRGADYYAVLRTQGAIDKAEVAVVLLDASEPVTEQDVRIIQQVIDAGRALVLVNNKWDLVDEDRRAALTREAERDLAHVAWAPRINLAARTGWHTNRLTRALDAALDGWTTRVPTGRLNAFLGELQSATPHPLRGGRQPRILFATQAQTAPPRIVIFTTGFLDAGYRRFIERRLREDFGFAGSPIQISVRAREKRRRR, from the coding sequence ATGGGAATCGTCGTCGCCATCGACGGGCCGAGCGGCTCGGGCAAGTCCACTGTGTCGCGGCGCGTGGCCGCCGGGCTGGGCCTGGCCTACCTCGACACCGGCGCCATGTACCGGGCCGCCGCCTGGTGGTGCGAGCGCCGCGGCGTGGACCTGTCCGACGCCGCGGCCGTGGCCGGGGCCGTGCGGGCCATGCCCCTGGATATGGGCCTGGACCCGCGTTCGCCTGGCGTGGTCTGCGACGGCGTCGACATCGCCGCGGCCATTCGCGAGCCCCACATCGCCGCCGTCGTCTCGACGGTGGCCACGAACCTGGAGGTGCGCGCCGAGCTCGCCCGCCTCCAGCGCGAGATCATCCGCGCCGAGGCCGACGGCGCCGCCGGGGCCGACGGCGACGGGGCGGGCCCCTTCTCCGGCGGGGCCGGCATTGTGGCCGAGGGCCGCGACATCACCACCGTCATCGCCCCCGACGCCGATGTGCGCCTGCTGCTGACCGCCTCCGAGCAGGCGCGCCTGGCCCGCCGCGCCGCCGACCTGGAGGCGGCCGGCAAGAGCGTGGACGCCGCCGCCCTGCGCGACCAGGTGGTGCGCCGCGACCGCGACGACGCCACCGTCTCCCAGTTCCTCACGGCCCCCGAGGGCGTCACCCTCCTCGACACCAGCGACATGGGCCTGGAGGAGACCGTCGAGCGCGTCACCGCCCTGGTGCGGGCGGCGCGGGAGCGGGCCGGGGCCGGGGACGGGGAGGCCGCGCCCGATTCCGCGCCCGGCGCCGGGCCCGGCGGGGACGAGGCCCAGGACGAGCTGCGGGCCCAGGCCCTGCGCGCCGGCCTGGCCGACTACGAGCTCGACGAGGAGGACCTGGCCCTGCTCGAGGGCGCCGGCGCCCCCGCCGCCGCCGAGGTCCCGCAGGCCGGGGCGCCCGTCCTGGCCGTCGTCGGGCGGCCCAATGTCGGCAAGTCCACCCTGGTCAACCGGGTGCTGGGGCGCCGCGCCGCCGTCGTCCAGGACACGCCCGGGGTGACGCGCGACCGCGTCTCCTACCCGGCCGAGTGGGCCGGGCGCCGCTTCACCATCGTCGACACCGGCGGCTGGGAGGTCGACGTCGCCGGCCTCGACTCGGCCGTGGCCGCCCAGGCGGAGGCCGCCATCGACCTGGCCGACGCGGTGCTGCTCGTCGTCGACGCCCGGGTGGGCGTGACCGAGACCGACGCCCGGATCGTGCGCGTGCTGCGCCGCTCGGGCAAGCCGGTGGTGCTGGCCGCCAACAAGATCGACTCCCCGGCCCAGGAGGGCGACGCCGCGGCCCTGTGGGGCCTGGGCCTGGGCGAGCCCCACCCGGTCTCGGCCCTCCACGGGCGGGGGGCCGGCGAGGTGCTCGACGCCGTCATGGCCGTCCTGCCGGAGGTGTCCGCCGTCGCCGGGCCCGCGCCGGCGGAGGGGTCCCTCCACCGGGTGGCGCTGGTGGGCCGGCCCAATGTCGGCAAGTCCAGTCTTCTCAACTCCATCGCCGGTTCGCAGCGGGTCGTCGTCGACGAGACCGCCGGCACCACCCGCGACCCCGTCGACGAGATCGTCGAGCTCGACGGGCGCCGGTGGGTGTTCGTGGACACCGCCGGCATCCGCCGCCGCATCAGGCAGGTGCGGGGCGCCGACTACTACGCCGTGCTGCGCACCCAGGGGGCGATCGACAAGGCGGAGGTCGCCGTCGTGCTCCTGGACGCCTCCGAGCCGGTCACCGAGCAGGACGTGCGGATCATCCAGCAGGTGATCGACGCCGGGCGGGCGCTGGTCCTGGTCAACAACAAGTGGGACCTGGTCGACGAGGACCGCCGCGCCGCGCTCACCCGGGAGGCCGAGCGCGACCTGGCACACGTCGCCTGGGCGCCGCGCATCAACCTGGCCGCCCGCACCGGCTGGCACACCAACCGGCTCACCCGCGCCCTGGACGCGGCCCTGGACGGGTGGACCACCCGCGTGCCCACCGGGCGCCTCAACGCCTTCCTCGGCGAGCTCCAGTCGGCCACGCCCCACCCGCTGCGCGGCGGCAGGCAGCCGCGCATCCTCTTCGCCACCCAGGCGCAGACGGCGCCCCCGCGGATCGTCATCTTCACCACCGGGTTCCTCGACGCCGGCTACCGGCGCTTCATCGAGCGGCGCCTGCGTGAGGACTTCGGCTTCGCCGGCTCTCCCATCCAGATCTCGGTGCGCGCGCGCGAGAAGCGCCGGCGGCGGTGA
- the pgi gene encoding glucose-6-phosphate isomerase, protein MIKPVDATTTPAWSALTALHESLDPDLRAWFAEDPGRAERFSYEVGDLFVDLSKNFLTDEVRDALAQLAEAVDVPGRRDAMFAGEHINITEDRAVLHTALRRPAGDALTVDGQDVVADVHEVLEKIYAFARRVRSGQWTGITGKPIKTVVNIGIGGSDLGPVMVYEALKSYVAEGLSARFISNIDPTDCAEKVADLDPETTLFIIASKTFTTLETLTNARMARDWFLGALEARGIDAEGAIAKHFVAVSTALDKVEAFGIDPANAFGFWSWVGGRYSVDSAVGTVLAVTIGPENFADFLSGFHVVDEHFATRAPAQNVPMLMGLLNVWYTNFYGAASHAVLPYAQDLHRFPAYLQQLTMESNGKSVRWDGTPVTTNTGEIFWGEPGTNGQHAFYQLIHQGTRLIPADFIAVADPAHPTKDGGVDVHELFLSNYLAQTAALAFGKTEEEVRAEGTAEEIVPARVFPGNRPTTSILAPALTPSVVGQLIALYEHITFTQGIVWGIDSFDQWGVELGKKLALQIAPAVGGDAAALEAQDASTRGLIGRYRALRYGA, encoded by the coding sequence ATGATCAAGCCCGTTGACGCCACCACCACACCCGCCTGGTCCGCTCTCACCGCCCTCCACGAGTCCCTGGACCCCGATCTGCGAGCCTGGTTCGCCGAGGATCCCGGCCGCGCCGAGCGCTTCTCCTACGAGGTGGGCGACCTGTTCGTCGACCTGTCCAAGAACTTCCTCACCGACGAGGTGCGCGACGCTCTCGCCCAGCTGGCCGAGGCCGTCGACGTCCCCGGCCGCCGCGACGCCATGTTCGCCGGCGAGCACATCAACATCACCGAGGACCGCGCCGTCCTGCACACCGCCCTGCGCCGCCCCGCCGGCGACGCCCTCACCGTGGACGGCCAGGACGTCGTCGCCGACGTCCACGAGGTCCTGGAGAAGATCTACGCCTTCGCCCGGCGCGTGCGCTCGGGGCAGTGGACCGGCATCACCGGAAAGCCCATCAAGACGGTGGTCAACATCGGCATCGGCGGCTCCGACCTGGGCCCCGTCATGGTCTACGAGGCCCTCAAGTCCTACGTCGCCGAGGGCCTGTCCGCCCGCTTCATCTCCAATATCGACCCCACCGACTGCGCGGAGAAGGTGGCGGACCTCGACCCGGAGACGACGCTGTTCATCATCGCATCCAAGACCTTCACCACCCTGGAGACCCTCACCAACGCCCGCATGGCCCGCGACTGGTTCCTCGGCGCGCTCGAGGCGCGGGGCATCGACGCCGAGGGCGCCATCGCCAAGCACTTCGTGGCCGTGTCCACCGCCCTGGACAAGGTCGAGGCCTTCGGCATCGACCCGGCCAACGCCTTCGGCTTCTGGAGCTGGGTGGGCGGACGCTACTCGGTGGACTCGGCCGTGGGCACGGTGCTGGCCGTGACCATCGGCCCGGAGAACTTCGCCGACTTCCTCTCCGGCTTCCACGTCGTCGACGAGCACTTCGCCACCAGGGCCCCGGCTCAGAACGTTCCCATGCTCATGGGCCTGCTCAACGTCTGGTACACCAACTTCTACGGGGCCGCCTCGCACGCCGTGCTGCCCTACGCCCAGGACCTGCACCGCTTCCCGGCCTACCTCCAGCAGCTGACCATGGAGTCCAACGGCAAGTCCGTGCGCTGGGACGGCACGCCCGTGACCACCAACACCGGCGAGATCTTCTGGGGCGAGCCGGGCACGAACGGCCAGCACGCCTTCTACCAGCTCATCCACCAGGGCACCAGGCTCATCCCCGCGGACTTCATCGCGGTGGCGGACCCGGCCCACCCCACCAAGGACGGGGGAGTGGACGTCCACGAGCTGTTCCTGTCCAACTACCTGGCCCAGACGGCGGCGCTGGCCTTCGGCAAGACCGAGGAGGAGGTGCGTGCGGAGGGCACGGCCGAGGAGATCGTGCCCGCCCGCGTCTTCCCCGGCAACCGGCCGACGACGTCGATCCTGGCCCCGGCGCTCACGCCGAGCGTGGTGGGCCAGCTCATCGCCCTGTACGAGCACATCACCTTCACCCAGGGCATCGTGTGGGGCATCGACTCCTTCGACCAGTGGGGCGTGGAGCTGGGCAAGAAGCTCGCCCTGCAGATCGCCCCGGCCGTCGGGGGCGACGCCGCCGCGCTGGAGGCTCAGGACGCCTCCACCCGCGGGCTCATCGGCCGCTACCGGGCGCTGCGCTACGGGGCCTGA
- a CDS encoding DUF6880 family protein, which produces MKVVIGEDELDPAVQAYLDGLNRSELHELVFTLAECSETVRRTLEAVAELAGERRGGAGENLVRRAAALLSAPKGYEDYESYDFEYGEYADNGYAADILDFLDELEVLIDDGGADAAAPPLHMIIVRLRPDLYEGRGDTGGLMERASDRAAELYARACREGRPDVGALAVWLAQFRLEALSCPDLALKDFLPALGQEGLAVYREAVEDAPPSRQRFVLEVELADADGDVDRAVELLAEENTGPWYASIVERLLGAGRRDEAMTWLDRAVAAESVGRSFWDRPEDTDIVRKRLDAPRAIDLYIGAGRPDDAVALAHRLFRDNPGTAAYDLLLNTAERLGRRDREHEAALAWIDGRNWRDADIPIALALHEGDVERAWRAADRWGADDAWRSLADAVPQPRPADAMRLYEEAVTRTLGRRSGRETSQRIAQFAVRLRDIAAAADAAGAAEAADEAGAGPTDEGAAAVGAGAGRRSGAYTKRFRVWLDNLRNSCRHRPTVHDELRQAGL; this is translated from the coding sequence ATGAAGGTCGTGATCGGCGAAGACGAGCTGGACCCCGCGGTGCAGGCCTACCTGGACGGCCTGAACCGCTCCGAGCTGCACGAGCTGGTGTTCACGCTGGCCGAGTGCTCCGAGACGGTGCGCCGCACCCTGGAGGCCGTCGCGGAGCTGGCCGGGGAGCGTCGGGGCGGGGCGGGCGAGAACCTGGTCCGCCGGGCCGCCGCCCTGCTGTCCGCGCCCAAGGGCTACGAGGACTACGAATCCTACGACTTCGAGTACGGGGAGTACGCGGACAACGGTTACGCCGCCGACATCCTCGACTTCCTCGACGAGCTGGAGGTCCTGATCGACGACGGCGGAGCCGACGCCGCCGCCCCGCCGCTGCACATGATCATTGTGCGCCTGCGCCCGGACCTGTACGAGGGCCGGGGCGACACCGGCGGGCTCATGGAGCGGGCCAGCGACCGGGCCGCGGAGCTGTACGCGCGCGCATGCCGCGAGGGCCGGCCCGACGTCGGCGCGCTGGCGGTCTGGCTGGCGCAGTTCCGGCTGGAGGCCCTGAGCTGCCCGGACCTGGCCCTGAAGGATTTCCTCCCGGCGCTGGGGCAGGAGGGGCTCGCCGTCTACCGGGAGGCCGTCGAGGACGCGCCGCCGAGTCGGCAGAGGTTCGTGCTCGAGGTGGAGCTGGCCGACGCGGACGGGGACGTCGACCGGGCCGTGGAGCTCCTGGCCGAGGAGAACACCGGCCCCTGGTACGCCTCGATCGTCGAGCGGCTGCTGGGGGCGGGGCGGCGGGACGAGGCGATGACCTGGCTCGACCGCGCCGTCGCCGCCGAGAGCGTGGGGAGGAGTTTCTGGGACCGGCCGGAGGACACGGACATCGTCAGAAAGCGCCTGGACGCGCCGCGGGCGATCGACCTGTACATCGGGGCCGGACGGCCCGACGACGCCGTGGCGCTGGCGCACCGGCTGTTCCGGGACAACCCCGGCACGGCCGCCTACGACCTGCTCCTGAACACCGCGGAGCGCCTGGGCCGCCGGGACCGGGAGCACGAGGCGGCGCTGGCGTGGATCGACGGGCGCAACTGGCGCGACGCGGACATCCCCATCGCCCTGGCGCTGCACGAGGGCGACGTCGAGCGCGCCTGGCGGGCCGCCGACCGGTGGGGCGCCGACGACGCCTGGCGGAGCCTGGCCGACGCCGTGCCCCAGCCCCGGCCCGCGGACGCGATGCGCCTGTACGAGGAGGCGGTGACGCGGACGCTGGGGCGGCGCTCCGGCAGGGAGACGTCGCAGAGGATCGCGCAATTCGCCGTGCGACTGCGCGATATCGCCGCGGCGGCCGACGCGGCGGGCGCGGCTGAGGCCGCCGATGAGGCGGGCGCGGGCCCGACGGATGAGGGCGCGGCCGCCGTCGGCGCCGGAGCGGGGCGGCGGTCCGGGGCGTACACGAAGCGCTTCCGGGTCTGGCTGGACAACCTGCGCAACAGCTGCCGGCACCGCCCCACCGTGCACGATGAGCTGAGGCAGGCGGGGCTGTAG